The DNA region AGCCGTAGATCAGGTCCTCGGTCAGGACCACCGTGCGGTGTTCGGGAATGACGAAGCCGCCCTCGCCGTGCGCGCGCAGGAAGCCCAGCCCGCCTTCCTCGACCCGGGGCACGCTCAGCCAGGGAATCTCGTGCGTGTTCAGCAACTTGTCGGCGAGGTAAGCCGCCGTGCGGTCGTGCCGGACCAGGACCATCACCCGGTACCCCGCCCCGCGCCACCCGGACACGTCGCGTTCCAGGTCGCCCAGACGGGCGCGGTAAAAGGGCAGCACCTCCAGGCCCGACTCGAAATCGGTCAGTTCCAGCGGCGAGCGGCCAAAACTGGTGACCTCGCGCCCACGCAGCCGGGGCCAGAGGGTGTCGGCCAGCGGCCCCAGCGCGGAAGGATAGAACTCGGGCGCGTCCAGAAACACCCGCCCCGGCAGCAGCTCCAGGCGGGTCGCGTCCCACTTGACCTCGGTGAGGTAGTCGGCGGTCGGCTCCAGCGTGAAGTCCCGGATCTTCTCGCCGGTCAGCTCGCCGCCGCTCAACCGGCGCAGGGTGTCGAGTTCGTCGCCGAAGAATTCGGCCCGGAGGGTCAGCGCCTCCTCGCCCGCAGGCACGCCCGCGCCCGGCCCCAGGCGCAGCTCCAGCGTGTCGCCGCGCAGCAGGTACCCCGTCTCGCCCTCCTCGGGGTCCGTCAGGCGCTCGTAGCCCAGGCGTTCCAGGCGCGAGAGCAGCTCCTCGCGCGGGTAGTTGCCGCCGACCCGCAGGGCCAGGGCGTGGTCTTCCGGGTGCGCGGGGAAAAGGTCCAGCGCCGTGTTCACGTCCAGCACGACGTGTTCGTGCCGCGCGGCCCAGTCGCGCAGGCCGGGATTCACGCTGACCGGCGCCCCCAGCGCTCCCGCCGAGGCGTAGCCCGGCAGGCGGTCGGGCGTGGTGAGCAGCACGGCGGGGCCGGGGTGGGCGGCAAACAGGGCCGCGCGGGCCACCTGCGGCAGCAGCAGCACGTTGCCTGCGGGCGCGGGCTGAAGCAGGCGGGAGAGGTTGGGAGCGGCGACCGTCACCGGAAGATTGTACGCGGGTGGGTCCCCGGCAAAGGGCGAGGCAGGGAACGATGGGGCGGGTACAGTGGGCCATGACCCCCGGCATGACCCAGGCGGCCGACGCGGCCCTGCGCGCCCACCTCCGCGCGCTGCTCACGGCGCCCCAGGCCCACCTCACGCTGGAGGGCGTGCTGGAGGATTTTCCGCTGGAACGCCTCCACGAGCGCCCAGGCGGCCTTCCCTACTCCGCCTGGGACCTGCTGTGGCACCTGCGCTTTGCCCAGCGCGACATCCTGAATTTCGTGCGGGACGGGACCTACGCGGAACCCCAGTGGCCCGCCGCCTACTGGCCGCAGCGCACGGAGCAGCCCAGCACGGAACAAGTCAGCGCAGAGGTCAGCGCAGAGGACTGGCACGCCCAGGCCCAGGCTTGCCGCGACGACCTCGCCGCGCTGCTGGAGCTGCTGGACGACCCGGCGACGGACCTGCTCGCAGTGGTGCCCAACGGGGCGGGGCCGGAAGGCGGCGGCCAGACCTGGCTGCGCGAGTTCCTGCTGGTGGCCGATCACAACGCCTATCACGTGGGGCAACTGATGGTGCTCCGAAGGCTGCTGGAGAGTACCGAGACGAACTGACCCAGCGGAACGGGTGCAGCCACGCTGACCGTACCCAGTCCAGACAGATTACAAACTCGGTCAACTTCTCTGCTATGCTTTGTTTTATGAAGCGGACCCTCCTTTCCCTCGCCGCCCTGACGCTCGCTCTGAGCAGCGCGGGCGCCCAGCAGACCAAAGAACTGCGCCTCGGCGTGTTTCCCAACGTGACCCACACCGCCGGGCTGGTCGGCATCCAGCGCGGCCTGATCCAGAAGGAACTGGGCAGCAATGTGAAGCTGGTCGTCAAGGAGTTCGCCAACGGCTCGCAGGTCAACGAGGCCTTTGCGGCGGGCGCCATCGACGCGGCCTACGTCGGCCCCGGCCCGGCGATGAACGCCTTTATGCGCGGCGTGCCCATTCAGGTGTACGCGGGCGCGGCGAACGCGGGCGCGGTGCTCGTCGGGCGCAAGGACAGCGGGATCCGCTCGGTGAAGGGCCTGAGCGGCAAGAAGGTCGCGGTGCCCACGCGCGGCTCGACCCAGGACATCAGCCTGCGCCACCTGCTGCACGTCAACGGCCTGAAGGCCACCGACGAGGGCGGCACCGTCACCGTCATCCCGATCGACCCGGCGAACATGCCCGCCGCCTTCGCCACCAAGCAGGTGGACGCCGCGCTGGTGCAAGAACCCTGGGGAGCGATCATGGAGTCGCAGGGCGCCCGGCTGATCGCCAACGAAAAAGCGATCTGGGAGGGCGGCAACTACACCACCACCGTCCTGACCGTGAACACGAAGTTCGCCGCCCAGAACCCGGAGGTCGTCAAGGACCTCTTGCGCGGGCACCTCGCCGCCATCGACTTCGTGAAAAAGAGCAACGCGGGCGCGCAAAAGGCGGTCGCCGACCAGATTCAGGCTTTTACCGGCAAGCGGCCCAACTCGGCCGAGCTGTTCAAGGCGCTGTCGCGGACAAAGGTCACCTGGGACATCAACCTCAAGACCCTGGCCGAGTACGCCCAGCTCAACAAGGAAGCGGGCTTCGCGCGTGACGTGCCGGACCTGAACAAGTTCGTGAACCTCAGCGTGATCCGGGGGCTGGCGAAGTAGAGCGGCCACTCCCCCACCGTCCCCCCAGCTCAGGCTGGGGTTTTTTGTTCTGCTGGCCGCTGACGGCGGGGGGCTGGCGGCTACACTACCCGCATGACCGGACCGAAGAAAGGCTCAAGAGGACGCGCCCCCAAGCGCATGACGGCGCAGGGGCGCGGGGGGGCGACGCGGGACACCACCCGGCCCGTGCGCGAACGCACCCCCAGGGAAGAGGGCCGCAGCGAGAGCCGGGACCAGGGCGGCTCAGGCCAGAGCGGACAGCGGCCGGGACAGCGCACGGAAGGACCGCGCCGGGGCGAGGGCGCCCGCAGCGGGGCCGCCGGACGGGGCGGCGCGGCGACTGGCCGCACTGGCGGACGCGCTGGCGAGGGCACCCCCGCACGGCGCCGCTCCGGCGACGGCCAGGAGCGCGGCGGAGCGGGGCGCGGCGCTGAGCGTCCCTTCGGGCCGGGTCCCGGGCGGGCGGCGCCGCCCCGGGTGACCAAGAAAAAGCCGCTGCCCGAACTCAAGCGCGTGCAGCTCGACACCCCGCCCCCCGACACGGTGTTTACCGACCGCGACGGCGAGCGCCTGACCTTTCCCGACTCCGGCCTCAAGCGGGTGGCCGCGCAGCTGCTGACCGAGAGGAACAAGGCCTGGCGCTACCGGCCCTTTTCCTTTCCGCTGTTCACCGAGCGCGGCAGCGAGCAGGCCTTTTCCTTCGACTTCTACATCTACGACGCCGAGGACTCGGTGATCCGGCTGCTGCTGGTCGTGCCGTTCGAGTCGCGCGAGGTCTGGGACCGGGTGGGCCGCTTCAAGCGCCAGTACCCGATGTACACCTACGAGCTGTGGACCCCCGAGCGCCTGGCCCAGCTGGGCAGGCCGCGCGCCCAGCTGGGCTTCTAGGCCAGCGTCGGCCCCACCCCTTTCCGGCTCCGGGCGCGGCCGATCTTCAGAATGGCCCCGGCCTAGGGCGGCGTCCCGGCGCGCCACCTTGTAAGCCACCTTGCGGGCGGCGTGAGAGCCGTCTGATAACGTATCCAGATACGGGCGGCGACTTCGCGGGTTGACCTTTCGGGGGAATCCAGGGAGCTGCCGCCCCTGATCTTGCAGAAAAAGGGGGCGCAGGCCGCCCGCAGAGGAGAGCATGACCACCACGGAACTTCCCATCACCGCCCCCGCGCTGCTGCGGCCCGGCAGTCCCTACCCGCTGGGCGCGACCTGGGACGGCAAGGGCACCAATTTCGCGCTGTATTCCGAAAACGCCTCGGGCGTCGAGCTGTGCCTCTTCGACGAGGCAGGCCACGAGACCCGCCTCGCCCTGACCGAGCAGACCGCCTTCGTGTGGCACGGCTACCTGCCGGGCGTGGGGCCGGGCCAGCGCTACGGCTACCGCGTCCACGGCGAGTACGCGCCCGAGAAGGGCCTGCGCTTCAACCCCAACGTGGTGTTGCTCGACCCCTACGCCAAGGCGCTCGACGGCACCGAGCGCTTCGAGCACGGGGTCTTCGGCTACGTGCCGGGCGGCGACGACCTCACCATGCAGACGGCCGAGCAGCGCGGCGCGCCGCTGGGCATCGTGATCGACCCCCTCTTTAACTGGGTGGGCGACCAGAAGCCGAAGGTGCCCTTTCACCAGTCGGTGATCTACGAGGCGCACGTCAAGGGCCTGACCATGACCCACCCCGACGTGCCCGAGGCGCTGCGCGGCACCTACGCGGGCGTGGCGACCGAGCCGATCTTGCGCTACCTGCGCGAGCTGGGCATCACGGCGGTCGAGTTTCTGCCGGTGCATCAGCACCTCGACGACCCCTTCTTGCTGGACAAGGGCCTGACCAACTACTGGGGCTACTCGACGCTCAGCTTCTTCGCCCCCGACGTGCGCTACTCGGCGGCGGCGCGGCGCGGGGACCCGGCGGGCGCGGTGCCCGAGTTCAAGAACATGGTCCGGGCGCTGCACGACGCGGGCATCGAGGTCATCCTCGACGTGGTGTACAACCACACCGCCGAAGGCAACCATATGGGGCCGACCCTGAGCTTCAAGGGCATCGACAACCCCACCTACTACCGGCTGGTGGCCGACAACCCGCGCTTTTACTTCGACTACACCGGCACCGGCAACAGCCTGAACGTCCGGCACCCCCAGACCCTGCAACTGATCATGGACTCGCTGCGCTACTGGGTCACCGAGATGCACGTGGACGGCTTCCGCTTCGACCTCGCCTCGACGCTGGCGCGCGGGCTGCACGAGGTCGATCAGCTTTCGGGGTTTTTCACCATCATCCATCAGGACCCGGTGATCAGCCAGGTCAAGCTCATTGCCGAACCCTGGGACGTGGGCGAGGGGGGCTATCAGGTCGGCAACTTTCCGGTGAACTGGGCCGAGTGGAACGGCATCTACCGCGACGACATGCGCGCCTTCTGGAAGGGCGAGGGCGGGCTGGCGTCCGAGATCGGCTACCGCCTGACCGGGTCTTCGGACCTCTACCAGCGCGACGGGCGCAAGCCCTCGGCCTCGATCAACTTCGTGACCGCCCACGACGGCTTCACCCTGCGCGACTCGGTGACCTACGAACAGAAGCACAACGAGGCCAACGGCGAGGGCAACAAGGACGGCCACAACCACAACCTCACCTGGAACTGCGGGGTGGAGGGCGAGACCGACGACCCGGCGGTGAACGCCCTACGGGCGCAGCAGCAGCGCAACTTCCTGGCCACCCTGCTGCTGGGCCAGGGCACGCCGATGCTGCTCGGCGGCGACGAGATCGGGCGCACCCAGCGGGGCAACAACAACGCCTACTGCCAGGACAACCCCATCAGCTGGTACGACTGGGACAACATCGACGCCGACCTGCTGGCCTTTACCCGCAAGCTGATCCGGCTGCGCAAGGCGCACCCCGCGCTGCACCGCCGCAAGTTCTTCTCGGGGCGCACCATCCGGGGGGCGGACGTGCGTGACATCGTCTGGCTGCGCTACGACGGCCAGGAGATGAGCGACGCCGACTGGAACAACCCCCAGACCCAGTCGCTGGGCATGTTCCTCGACGGCGACGGCCTCGACGACGTGGACGCGGAGGGCCGCCCCCTCAGGGACGCCGACCTGCTGCTGCTGCTCTCGGCCTCGCACATCGACCTGCCCTTCCGCCTGCCCGACCTCGACGGCTGCGAGGTCTGGCAGCTGCTGCTCGACACCACCGACGACGGGGCGCACGAGCTGCGGCCCGCC from Deinococcus budaensis includes:
- a CDS encoding DinB family protein; the protein is MTPGMTQAADAALRAHLRALLTAPQAHLTLEGVLEDFPLERLHERPGGLPYSAWDLLWHLRFAQRDILNFVRDGTYAEPQWPAAYWPQRTEQPSTEQVSAEVSAEDWHAQAQACRDDLAALLELLDDPATDLLAVVPNGAGPEGGGQTWLREFLLVADHNAYHVGQLMVLRRLLESTETN
- a CDS encoding ABC transporter substrate-binding protein, which encodes MKRTLLSLAALTLALSSAGAQQTKELRLGVFPNVTHTAGLVGIQRGLIQKELGSNVKLVVKEFANGSQVNEAFAAGAIDAAYVGPGPAMNAFMRGVPIQVYAGAANAGAVLVGRKDSGIRSVKGLSGKKVAVPTRGSTQDISLRHLLHVNGLKATDEGGTVTVIPIDPANMPAAFATKQVDAALVQEPWGAIMESQGARLIANEKAIWEGGNYTTTVLTVNTKFAAQNPEVVKDLLRGHLAAIDFVKKSNAGAQKAVADQIQAFTGKRPNSAELFKALSRTKVTWDINLKTLAEYAQLNKEAGFARDVPDLNKFVNLSVIRGLAK
- the glgX gene encoding glycogen debranching protein GlgX, with product MTTTELPITAPALLRPGSPYPLGATWDGKGTNFALYSENASGVELCLFDEAGHETRLALTEQTAFVWHGYLPGVGPGQRYGYRVHGEYAPEKGLRFNPNVVLLDPYAKALDGTERFEHGVFGYVPGGDDLTMQTAEQRGAPLGIVIDPLFNWVGDQKPKVPFHQSVIYEAHVKGLTMTHPDVPEALRGTYAGVATEPILRYLRELGITAVEFLPVHQHLDDPFLLDKGLTNYWGYSTLSFFAPDVRYSAAARRGDPAGAVPEFKNMVRALHDAGIEVILDVVYNHTAEGNHMGPTLSFKGIDNPTYYRLVADNPRFYFDYTGTGNSLNVRHPQTLQLIMDSLRYWVTEMHVDGFRFDLASTLARGLHEVDQLSGFFTIIHQDPVISQVKLIAEPWDVGEGGYQVGNFPVNWAEWNGIYRDDMRAFWKGEGGLASEIGYRLTGSSDLYQRDGRKPSASINFVTAHDGFTLRDSVTYEQKHNEANGEGNKDGHNHNLTWNCGVEGETDDPAVNALRAQQQRNFLATLLLGQGTPMLLGGDEIGRTQRGNNNAYCQDNPISWYDWDNIDADLLAFTRKLIRLRKAHPALHRRKFFSGRTIRGADVRDIVWLRYDGQEMSDADWNNPQTQSLGMFLDGDGLDDVDAEGRPLRDADLLLLLSASHIDLPFRLPDLDGCEVWQLLLDTTDDGAHELRPAGSETTLRARSVKLYRCVRE